Part of the Gemmatimonadaceae bacterium genome is shown below.
CTGATGAAGGAATTCATCGACAAGGTTTTCAGAAAGTACCTGACGGCGCGGGAGCGGAAAATCCTGCACCTGTACTATGGTCTCGAACAGGGCTCCGATGCGATGACGCTGGAAAAGATCGGTGCCCTGATGGGTGTCACCCGGGAACGCATTCGCCAGATCCGCGAGCGCGCGTTCGAAAAACTGCGCGAGTCACCCGATGGTGCCGCGTTGTCGGGGTTCTGGACCGCCGACTAAGCGACAGCGGTGACGGACGCGCCTCTGATTCCCGCGTTCGTCAATCCGGGATCGGGTAACTCAGAGAAGGCCCGTGACGCGCTTGCGTCCACGGGCCGCTTTGATATCCGGGAGATCGAACCCGATAAACTCGGGGACGAAATCCGGCAGGCTATCGAGGGAGGGGCGAAACGTATTCTCGTCGCCGGGGGTGATGGCACCATCGGCATTGGCGCATCGATTGTCGCTGGTACCGACGTGGAACTGGCGGTGCTTCCCGCCGGAACACTCAACCACTTCGCCCGCGACATGAACCTCCCTGTCGATCTTCCGGAGGCCGCGGGATTAGCCGCCGGAAACTCGACTGTGCTTTCGGACGTCGCGTACGTAGGCGATAAGCTGTTCCTGAACACGAGCTCGATCGGAGCGTACGTGACGTTCGCGCGGGTCCGTGAACGACTGGAGGCCCACCTCCCCTACAAGCTCGCAAGCATACTCGCAATGCTGAGCACCTTTGTCCGAATGCGGGTGATCGCGGTTGAACTGGAGATCGAAGGCAAGGCGCAGGTTTATCGGACGCCGCTTGTTTTTATCGGGGTGGACGAGCGGGAGCTGCAGTTCCCGACGCTTGGCAACCGGGTTGAGAATGGGCAAAGCGGGCTCCATGTGATGGTCGTGCGATGGCGCGGCAAGGGGAAACTGCTATCGGTCGCAGCCACTGCTATCTTCCGGGGTGTCGATGAAGTGTCGCGCACCGTGGAGTTCGACAGCTACATAGTCGACCGATGCACGA
Proteins encoded:
- a CDS encoding diacylglycerol kinase family protein — encoded protein: MTDAPLIPAFVNPGSGNSEKARDALASTGRFDIREIEPDKLGDEIRQAIEGGAKRILVAGGDGTIGIGASIVAGTDVELAVLPAGTLNHFARDMNLPVDLPEAAGLAAGNSTVLSDVAYVGDKLFLNTSSIGAYVTFARVRERLEAHLPYKLASILAMLSTFVRMRVIAVELEIEGKAQVYRTPLVFIGVDERELQFPTLGNRVENGQSGLHVMVVRWRGKGKLLSVAATAIFRGVDEVSRTVEFDSYIVDRCTISMKKPLARVARDGEIESMSTPLEYRIERGVLRVVAQAATDGPKLS